One genomic region from Sphingobacterium multivorum encodes:
- a CDS encoding FtsX-like permease family protein translates to MNLPFLFAKRYLFSKKSVNAINIISSISVIGVMVSSAALIILLSSFNGMEQLILSMYSKFAPELKIEPKKGKLFDSKQAVFTELRKDSNVIHYTEVLQEKVLLQYSNRQFIANIKGVEPQSLSKKTGDSILVDGQYKLAHDSANLAILGASVQANLAIPMQNSSEQIQVYSPRKGVKNSSNPAEEFNIRSIAPGGVLRYQQDFDNLIITPISFAKEVLGEYNRVSSIEFYLKDGIDVNLFGQTLQKKIGPDYIVKNREKQNPTLYKNVRVERWVVFFILTLISVIAIFNIVGSLTMLVLDKQKDMTILKGLGGADNLIQRIFFYEGLMIAIIGCILGLLIGGIFNYIQSVYGIIRVEDGANTIIDSYPMVSKWSDYFLVFMTVTSISGLVSYFSAKLSVRELNKLKATD, encoded by the coding sequence ATGAATCTGCCATTTCTATTTGCAAAAAGATATCTGTTTTCTAAGAAATCAGTTAATGCCATTAATATCATCTCTTCTATTAGTGTAATCGGCGTTATGGTAAGTAGTGCTGCATTAATCATCTTGTTGTCTTCATTCAATGGAATGGAGCAGCTGATACTATCGATGTACAGCAAGTTTGCACCTGAGCTGAAGATTGAACCCAAGAAAGGAAAACTTTTTGACAGCAAACAAGCTGTGTTTACTGAGTTACGAAAAGATTCCAATGTGATTCATTACACCGAGGTTTTACAGGAGAAGGTGTTGCTGCAATATTCAAATAGACAATTTATTGCAAATATAAAAGGTGTCGAACCCCAATCGCTAAGTAAGAAGACTGGAGATAGTATCCTCGTAGATGGTCAATACAAACTTGCACATGATTCTGCTAACCTTGCCATTCTAGGGGCAAGCGTACAGGCAAATCTGGCGATTCCTATGCAGAACTCTTCGGAACAAATTCAAGTGTATTCACCGAGAAAAGGGGTAAAAAATTCTTCCAATCCTGCTGAAGAGTTTAATATACGATCCATAGCTCCCGGAGGGGTATTGCGCTATCAACAAGATTTTGACAATTTGATTATTACGCCAATTTCATTTGCTAAAGAGGTTCTCGGAGAATATAACCGCGTTTCATCGATCGAGTTTTACCTAAAAGATGGTATAGATGTCAACTTATTTGGGCAGACATTACAAAAGAAAATAGGACCAGATTATATTGTAAAGAATAGGGAAAAACAAAACCCGACCTTATATAAAAATGTACGTGTTGAACGTTGGGTGGTCTTCTTTATACTGACCTTGATCAGTGTAATTGCAATCTTTAATATTGTTGGTTCCTTAACCATGCTTGTACTAGACAAACAAAAAGATATGACGATATTGAAAGGTCTCGGTGGAGCTGATAATCTAATTCAACGGATCTTCTTTTATGAAGGTCTTATGATCGCTATTATTGGTTGTATATTAGGTCTATTGATAGGCGGCATATTCAACTATATTCAGTCAGTCTATGGAATCATTCGCGTAGAAGATGGAGCGAATACAATTATTGACAGCTACCCTATGGTAAGTAAGTGGAGTGACTATTTTTTAGTCTTCATGACAGTCACCAGCATCTCAGGTCTAGTTTCCTATTTCTCCGCGAAACTAAGTGTGAGAGAACTAAATAAACTGAAGGCGACTGATTAA
- a CDS encoding MBL fold metallo-hydrolase has translation MLTIKTFTFNPYQENTYLLYNESGNAIIIDPGMYGEQDQQELLAFIANNKLKPTLLLNTHCHIDHVLGNSFVHEKFGLLPQFHEGEVPILVAVQNYAPQMGIRYDISPIGETFLNDDDTIHLDDDELKVILAPGHSPAHICFYSADQKFLIGGDVLFRNSIGRTDLPGGNHQQLLDSIKTKIYTLPDDTIVYPGHGPSTTIGFEKNSNPFIRG, from the coding sequence ATGCTTACGATCAAAACATTCACCTTCAATCCATATCAGGAAAATACTTACCTACTTTATAACGAGTCGGGAAATGCAATTATCATTGATCCAGGGATGTATGGCGAGCAAGATCAGCAAGAACTACTAGCTTTCATCGCAAACAATAAACTCAAGCCGACACTCCTATTAAATACACACTGTCATATTGACCATGTGTTGGGGAATAGTTTTGTCCATGAAAAATTTGGCTTGCTTCCGCAGTTCCACGAAGGTGAAGTACCCATTTTAGTAGCGGTTCAGAATTATGCTCCTCAAATGGGCATCCGATATGACATTTCCCCAATTGGGGAAACATTTCTAAATGACGATGATACCATTCATTTGGATGATGATGAGCTAAAGGTCATTCTTGCGCCTGGACATTCTCCTGCACATATCTGCTTTTATTCAGCTGATCAAAAATTCTTGATCGGAGGAGATGTTCTATTTCGCAATAGCATTGGCCGTACTGATCTTCCTGGGGGAAATCACCAGCAGCTTTTAGACAGTATAAAAACAAAAATTTATACCTTGCCCGACGACACCATCGTTTACCCGGGGCATGGCCCATCGACAACGATTGGCTTTGAAAAAAATTCCAATCCATTTATCCGAGGATAA
- a CDS encoding OmpA family protein has protein sequence MNYSTIKKTAVAATLVAALGFAGTAQAQQVFGGRSQYRTWSIGVQGGITTPNNVIGGGNAFGQKVGYFQNKVGEYYGLTVRKQFSHLFGLEVEANRGKIKTYNHDLSGPAVENKLGARSVETSVNWAASLNGVFQLGTIDFLRRENAVNFYAKVGLGAMAYNPVQYANNDFSGTVVYDNKGKWGDGVIGDRDPKRDRDNKLTAFVPVGVGAKFKLSEVVALNLGYTMNFTDDQIYGPARQASYKGKFSSVMAGLEFTLGSKDKQNLTFANPVATLYDELKDPSLRNEVEALKQRVSTLEGTVNTLSADADGDGVSDKFDKCPGTPAGTPVDGSGCPIKFPEPVVNNVTSNGYYAPIQFEFDSSVLKTSSYSTLDKLAKELRDNNSSVQLDGYASAEGSEAYNVTLSKDRANSVKQYLVNAGVSSSSITANGYGEKNPVASNATEEGRVQNRRVEIKK, from the coding sequence ATGAACTATTCTACAATTAAAAAAACAGCTGTTGCTGCTACATTAGTTGCCGCTTTAGGTTTCGCTGGTACAGCACAAGCTCAACAAGTATTCGGTGGTAGATCACAATACAGAACTTGGTCTATCGGAGTTCAAGGTGGTATCACTACACCGAACAACGTAATCGGTGGCGGTAACGCTTTTGGTCAAAAAGTAGGTTACTTCCAAAATAAAGTAGGTGAGTACTATGGTTTGACAGTACGTAAACAATTCTCTCACTTATTTGGTTTAGAAGTTGAAGCTAACCGTGGTAAGATCAAAACTTACAATCATGATCTTTCTGGTCCTGCTGTAGAAAACAAATTAGGCGCTCGTTCGGTAGAAACTAGTGTAAACTGGGCAGCTAGCTTAAACGGTGTATTCCAATTGGGTACAATCGATTTCTTGAGAAGAGAAAATGCGGTTAACTTCTATGCTAAAGTAGGTTTGGGAGCTATGGCTTACAACCCTGTTCAATATGCTAACAATGATTTCTCTGGAACAGTTGTTTATGATAACAAAGGTAAATGGGGTGATGGCGTTATCGGAGACCGTGATCCAAAACGTGACCGCGATAACAAATTAACAGCATTCGTTCCTGTAGGTGTTGGTGCTAAATTCAAATTATCAGAAGTTGTTGCCTTGAACTTAGGTTACACAATGAACTTCACTGATGATCAAATCTATGGTCCTGCTCGTCAAGCTTCTTACAAAGGTAAATTCTCTTCAGTTATGGCTGGTCTAGAATTCACTTTAGGTTCGAAAGACAAACAAAACTTGACTTTTGCTAACCCAGTTGCTACATTGTACGATGAGTTGAAAGATCCTTCATTGAGAAACGAAGTTGAAGCGTTAAAACAACGTGTAAGCACTTTAGAAGGTACTGTTAACACATTAAGCGCTGACGCTGATGGTGACGGTGTATCTGATAAATTTGACAAATGTCCTGGTACTCCAGCTGGTACTCCAGTGGATGGTTCAGGATGTCCAATCAAATTCCCAGAGCCAGTTGTTAACAACGTAACTTCTAACGGTTACTACGCTCCAATTCAATTCGAATTCGATAGCTCAGTATTGAAAACTTCATCTTACTCTACATTAGACAAATTGGCTAAAGAGTTACGTGATAACAATTCATCTGTACAATTAGATGGTTATGCATCTGCTGAAGGTTCTGAAGCTTATAACGTGACTTTATCTAAAGACCGTGCAAACTCTGTAAAACAATATTTAGTAAACGCTGGTGTTTCTTCATCAAGCATCACTGCTAACGGTTACGGAGAGAAAAACCCAGTTGCATCTAATGCTACTGAAGAAGGTCGTGTTCAAAACCGTCGTGTTGAGATCAAAAAATAA
- a CDS encoding NifU family protein: MTLKEKVEQALDTLRPYLETDGGNVSVEEITADNVVRLKLLGACASCSMSIMTFKAGLEQAIKKAVPEITAVEAINLTDPDSPEATLPSVN; the protein is encoded by the coding sequence ATGACTTTAAAAGAAAAAGTTGAGCAAGCATTAGATACCTTGAGACCATATTTGGAGACTGATGGCGGAAATGTAAGTGTCGAAGAGATTACAGCGGATAATGTCGTGCGTTTAAAATTATTGGGAGCATGTGCTTCATGTTCAATGAGCATTATGACCTTTAAAGCTGGTTTAGAGCAGGCAATTAAGAAAGCTGTTCCTGAAATTACAGCAGTAGAGGCTATTAACTTAACAGATCCAGATTCCCCAGAAGCAACTTTACCCTCTGTTAATTAG
- a CDS encoding inorganic phosphate transporter: protein MMSTLLVVVIVLAIAFDYINGFHDAANSIATVVSTKVLTPAMAVLWAAIFNFAAYFYFTDHKVANTIAKTVLEEYITLEVIFAGLLAAIGWNLFTWYYGVPSSSSHTLIGGFAGSGMAYAFILGADPIHAINIDATLKIIAFIVLAPIIGMTISVIITLIVINLAKNSRPSVAEKWFKILQLVSSAALSFAHGGNDAQKVMGIILVAMVAGGYVPTTEHMPEWIPLTCYAAIAAGTMSGGWKIVKTMGTKITKVTPLEGVCAESAGAVTLGITEHFGIPASTTHTITGAIIGVGVVKRVSAVRWGVTISLLWAWILTIPVSALLGALSLLVVHYLL, encoded by the coding sequence ATGATGTCAACATTACTCGTTGTTGTGATTGTCCTTGCGATTGCTTTTGACTACATCAATGGATTCCATGATGCCGCCAATTCTATTGCGACAGTTGTATCAACAAAAGTTTTAACGCCAGCAATGGCCGTTTTATGGGCTGCGATATTCAACTTTGCAGCTTACTTCTACTTTACAGATCATAAAGTAGCCAATACCATTGCAAAAACAGTATTGGAAGAATACATTACCTTAGAAGTTATTTTTGCGGGGTTACTTGCAGCAATCGGTTGGAACTTATTTACATGGTACTATGGTGTGCCATCTAGTTCATCCCATACGCTTATTGGAGGTTTTGCAGGATCGGGTATGGCTTATGCTTTCATTCTTGGCGCAGATCCTATCCATGCCATCAATATTGACGCGACCTTAAAGATTATTGCATTTATTGTACTTGCGCCTATTATAGGTATGACGATATCGGTTATCATCACATTGATTGTAATCAATCTGGCAAAAAACTCACGTCCAAGTGTTGCCGAAAAATGGTTCAAGATATTGCAACTTGTTTCTTCAGCCGCCTTGAGCTTTGCACATGGAGGTAATGATGCACAGAAAGTCATGGGAATTATCCTTGTAGCGATGGTTGCTGGTGGCTATGTCCCAACCACTGAACACATGCCAGAGTGGATTCCATTAACTTGTTATGCAGCAATAGCTGCCGGAACAATGAGCGGTGGATGGAAAATTGTTAAAACGATGGGAACCAAGATTACAAAAGTAACACCCTTAGAAGGTGTTTGTGCTGAATCTGCAGGAGCGGTCACGTTGGGTATCACAGAGCATTTTGGAATACCAGCTTCTACAACACACACCATTACAGGGGCTATAATCGGAGTTGGTGTTGTCAAACGTGTATCGGCAGTGCGTTGGGGGGTAACAATCAGCTTGTTATGGGCTTGGATATTAACCATTCCAGTTTCAGCTTTGTTGGGTGCGTTGTCTTTATTGGTCGTACATTATTTGCTTTAG
- a CDS encoding outer membrane protein assembly factor BamD gives MFLNRRIAAICAGMMFLLVFTGCKSKFEKLRASNNIAQKYEEAVKLYEKKKYTKALVLFDDLRTKFRGQAEAENIYYYLAFANYRLKDYTSAAFHFKDFADVYPNSARAEECRFMHAYCYYLDSPRSTLDQANTKKAIDALQLFVNLYPESERSKEAADLIQKLRDKLELKAFANARLYYDMGLTDDYRAAVIALQNVLKEYPDTKYAEEIEFLTLKAQYIYASKSFFLKQESRFDDALDYYRNFASNFPNSKHMKEAESLRENSEKGIKTALSQVKDYNKAVAEQEVYIKEQKAKKEKENTQKDESKK, from the coding sequence ATGTTTTTAAATAGGCGTATAGCGGCTATCTGTGCCGGCATGATGTTTCTATTGGTATTTACTGGCTGTAAAAGTAAATTTGAGAAATTGCGCGCAAGCAATAACATCGCTCAAAAGTACGAAGAGGCCGTAAAACTTTATGAGAAAAAGAAATATACAAAGGCGTTAGTTTTGTTCGATGACTTGCGGACCAAATTCCGTGGACAAGCTGAAGCAGAAAATATTTACTATTATTTGGCATTTGCCAACTACCGTTTGAAGGATTATACATCTGCAGCATTTCACTTTAAAGATTTTGCCGATGTTTATCCAAATAGTGCAAGAGCAGAGGAATGTCGTTTTATGCATGCCTATTGTTATTACTTGGATTCTCCAAGATCGACGTTAGATCAAGCAAACACAAAAAAAGCAATTGACGCATTACAGCTCTTTGTCAATCTCTATCCCGAATCGGAACGGTCCAAAGAAGCGGCAGATCTTATTCAGAAATTAAGAGATAAGCTTGAGCTTAAAGCGTTTGCCAACGCAAGACTGTATTACGACATGGGCCTTACGGATGATTATAGGGCAGCTGTCATCGCATTACAGAATGTATTAAAAGAATACCCTGATACAAAATACGCAGAAGAGATTGAGTTTTTAACATTAAAAGCACAATACATTTATGCATCTAAAAGTTTCTTCCTGAAACAAGAAAGTAGATTTGATGATGCCTTGGATTATTACCGTAACTTCGCAAGTAATTTTCCGAATAGTAAACATATGAAAGAGGCAGAATCCCTTCGTGAAAATTCTGAAAAGGGGATTAAAACCGCCCTTTCTCAAGTAAAGGATTATAATAAGGCCGTTGCGGAACAGGAAGTATATATCAAAGAACAAAAGGCGAAAAAAGAAAAAGAAAATACCCAAAAAGATGAGTCAAAAAAATAA
- the coaBC gene encoding bifunctional phosphopantothenoylcysteine decarboxylase/phosphopantothenate--cysteine ligase CoaBC, giving the protein MALAGKNIVIAVCGSIAAYKIASLIRLLVKAKARVNVVMSKEATAFITPLTLSTLSKTPVLIDYYQPNTGEWNNHVEIALNADYILVAPATANTLAKMANGFCDNLLTAVYLSAKCPVLFAPAMDLDMWKHPSTQSNINKLSSYGNILIPPGKGELASGLVGEGRLAEPEEIMDFLVKFSERGLPLAGKKALVSAGPTYEAIDPVRFIGNHSSGKMGYAIAKQLEALGADVTLVSGPTALKLPERVYTISVTSAAEMLSACEEYFEAADIVVMSAAVADYTPVEVATQKIKKKENEFAIALTKTADILAALGAKKKENQLLVGFALETNNELENAKDKLVRKNLDFIVLNSMQDKGAGFATDTNKVTIIDRSGNTREFSLKSKEEVAKDICSIIVDLS; this is encoded by the coding sequence ATGGCTTTAGCTGGGAAAAATATTGTAATTGCTGTATGCGGCAGTATTGCCGCATACAAGATTGCATCCCTCATCCGCCTTTTGGTAAAAGCAAAAGCCCGAGTTAATGTAGTCATGTCAAAAGAAGCGACAGCCTTTATTACCCCGCTTACGCTTTCCACACTTTCCAAAACCCCTGTTTTAATAGATTATTATCAGCCGAATACCGGGGAATGGAACAATCATGTCGAAATTGCTTTAAATGCGGATTACATTTTAGTCGCACCAGCAACGGCAAATACCCTGGCCAAAATGGCCAATGGGTTTTGCGATAACCTCTTAACAGCCGTATATCTATCAGCAAAATGTCCAGTACTATTCGCTCCAGCAATGGATTTAGATATGTGGAAACACCCGTCAACACAGTCCAATATTAATAAGCTTAGTTCTTATGGCAATATCCTCATTCCTCCGGGAAAAGGGGAACTGGCAAGTGGTCTAGTGGGTGAGGGGCGTTTGGCGGAACCGGAAGAAATAATGGATTTCTTAGTTAAATTTTCGGAGAGAGGACTGCCCTTAGCAGGAAAGAAAGCATTAGTATCTGCAGGCCCTACTTATGAAGCTATAGACCCGGTCCGCTTCATTGGCAATCATTCAAGTGGAAAAATGGGCTATGCCATCGCCAAACAACTTGAAGCACTTGGCGCAGACGTCACGCTAGTATCGGGACCGACTGCCTTGAAATTACCCGAGCGCGTCTATACGATTTCAGTTACCTCGGCAGCTGAGATGCTAAGCGCCTGCGAAGAATATTTTGAAGCAGCAGATATTGTTGTGATGAGCGCTGCTGTGGCAGACTACACTCCAGTTGAAGTCGCTACCCAAAAAATAAAAAAGAAAGAAAATGAATTCGCTATCGCGCTGACGAAAACCGCCGATATTCTAGCTGCCTTAGGTGCCAAAAAGAAAGAAAACCAGTTACTCGTTGGGTTTGCATTGGAAACCAATAATGAACTCGAAAATGCAAAAGACAAATTGGTTCGAAAAAACCTGGATTTTATTGTGCTCAATTCCATGCAAGATAAAGGTGCCGGCTTTGCTACGGATACCAATAAAGTCACTATAATCGATCGGTCTGGAAATACCCGTGAGTTTAGCCTAAAATCGAAAGAAGAAGTTGCTAAAGATATCTGTTCAATTATCGTGGACCTATCCTAA
- a CDS encoding tetratricopeptide repeat protein, whose product MEEDFEFENPEERKISVDRYEEMLRNEDQYFFDSKAFEGIIDYYAEKNDPVKALQVTEFAISQHPFDITFLLKQAQLFSTIQQYQNALAALDKAELLEASEGDIFLIRGGILGSIGQFDNALEQLFKALPLLDNKDEVYFHIAMIFQAQMNYDKAIIYLKKALELNMDYQEALYELAYCYDVLDRQEESISFYKKYIDSDPYSYYAWYNLGNSYHKISRFEEALDAYDYAILIKEDFSSAYFNKGNALVNLDRYQEALDVYKQTFEYEQPSADTYCAIGECYEKLEQMEEARNYYKKAVKLDAELADAWFGIGVTLDFEERYFESLHFYKKALELEDTNPDYWFAIADARYKLQQIDLAEEAYKKVVALNPTDIDAWLDYSSILFEQSKIEEAIDVISDAITQNPNAAELYYRVVAYLFANGQYNEALNFLELGLATDPDKHHILFDYLPQLQGNQIITEIVKKYTKPKD is encoded by the coding sequence ATGGAAGAGGATTTTGAATTTGAAAACCCCGAAGAAAGAAAAATCTCGGTGGACAGATATGAGGAAATGCTTCGAAACGAGGATCAGTATTTTTTTGACTCCAAGGCTTTTGAAGGAATTATTGATTACTACGCTGAAAAAAATGACCCTGTTAAGGCCCTACAGGTTACCGAATTTGCGATCAGCCAACACCCTTTTGATATTACCTTTTTACTGAAACAGGCACAACTGTTTTCAACGATTCAACAATATCAGAATGCACTTGCGGCGCTTGATAAAGCGGAGTTATTGGAAGCTTCAGAAGGAGACATCTTCTTAATCCGTGGTGGCATATTAGGCAGTATCGGCCAGTTTGACAATGCTTTGGAACAGCTCTTCAAAGCACTTCCACTATTGGATAATAAAGATGAAGTCTACTTCCATATTGCGATGATCTTTCAAGCTCAAATGAATTATGACAAGGCAATAATTTATCTAAAGAAAGCACTTGAGCTCAATATGGATTACCAAGAAGCACTCTATGAATTGGCCTATTGTTATGATGTATTGGATAGACAGGAAGAAAGTATCTCCTTTTATAAGAAGTACATTGATTCAGACCCATACTCCTACTATGCTTGGTATAATCTAGGAAATTCTTACCATAAAATAAGCCGGTTTGAGGAAGCTCTGGATGCTTATGACTATGCTATATTAATTAAAGAAGACTTTTCTTCAGCTTATTTCAATAAGGGGAACGCTCTTGTTAATCTAGATCGCTATCAAGAAGCATTGGACGTATACAAACAAACATTTGAATATGAGCAACCAAGTGCTGATACCTATTGTGCGATTGGAGAGTGTTATGAGAAACTTGAGCAGATGGAGGAAGCCCGCAATTATTATAAAAAGGCAGTCAAATTAGATGCGGAGCTTGCTGATGCCTGGTTCGGTATTGGGGTGACCTTAGATTTCGAAGAGCGTTATTTTGAATCTCTTCATTTCTATAAAAAAGCATTGGAGCTGGAAGATACAAACCCCGATTACTGGTTTGCGATTGCCGATGCCCGATACAAACTACAACAAATAGATCTTGCAGAAGAGGCCTATAAAAAGGTGGTCGCTTTAAACCCGACGGATATAGATGCGTGGCTCGATTATTCTTCCATTCTATTCGAACAAAGTAAAATTGAAGAAGCCATTGATGTAATATCTGATGCCATCACACAAAATCCTAATGCAGCAGAACTGTATTATCGTGTGGTTGCTTATCTATTTGCCAATGGACAATACAATGAAGCGCTGAACTTTTTAGAGCTTGGTCTGGCGACAGATCCCGATAAGCATCATATTCTTTTTGATTACCTTCCGCAGCTACAAGGGAATCAGATTATTACTGAAATTGTAAAAAAATATACAAAGCCGAAAGATTAA
- a CDS encoding DUF47 domain-containing protein: MSLNSIFQYFVPKDKKFFPLFEQAGNNLIEMSKLLKDIVNSSNPEKKKELTRKVEDLEHRGDNITHQIHLELGKNFITPFDREDIHSLASSLDDVADFIHGAANRMDLYKVEKATEPMIEIADLLVEATEHVSKAIHELRDLKNIRNITDSCVRINSVENKADYIFDKAVADLFEFEKDAISLIKHKEVLSAMEDATDKCEDVANVLESILVKNA, translated from the coding sequence ATGTCTTTAAATAGCATTTTTCAATACTTCGTTCCAAAGGATAAAAAATTCTTCCCTTTGTTTGAACAAGCCGGCAACAACTTGATCGAGATGTCAAAGTTGTTAAAAGATATTGTTAACTCAAGCAACCCTGAAAAGAAAAAGGAATTAACACGCAAAGTGGAAGATTTGGAACATAGAGGCGACAACATCACGCATCAAATTCATTTGGAGCTGGGAAAGAACTTTATCACTCCTTTTGACCGCGAAGATATACACTCTTTGGCAAGTTCATTGGACGATGTCGCAGATTTTATCCACGGTGCCGCCAACAGAATGGACCTTTATAAGGTTGAAAAGGCCACTGAGCCAATGATTGAAATTGCCGACTTACTTGTTGAAGCTACCGAACATGTATCAAAAGCTATTCATGAGCTTAGAGATTTGAAAAATATCCGTAATATTACGGATTCATGTGTTCGCATCAATAGCGTAGAAAACAAAGCAGATTATATCTTCGATAAAGCTGTAGCTGACCTTTTTGAATTTGAAAAAGATGCAATTTCATTAATTAAGCACAAAGAAGTGTTATCTGCAATGGAAGATGCAACCGATAAATGTGAGGATGTTGCTAACGTATTAGAAAGCATTCTAGTTAAAAATGCATAA
- a CDS encoding DNA-directed RNA polymerase subunit omega, translating to MSQKNNNSVPNSTVTRDLRQLDKGTDNLYESIVVISKRANQIAVDIKEELNGKLAEFASNNDNLEEVFENREQIEISKHYERMPKPTLVAIDEFLHDKVYYRNPSKEQD from the coding sequence ATGAGTCAAAAAAATAACAATTCAGTTCCAAACTCTACAGTCACACGTGACTTGAGACAATTGGACAAAGGCACTGACAATCTCTATGAATCTATTGTAGTTATTTCTAAACGCGCGAACCAAATTGCAGTAGATATTAAAGAAGAATTGAATGGAAAACTTGCTGAATTTGCAAGCAACAACGATAACTTGGAAGAGGTATTCGAAAACCGCGAACAAATAGAGATTTCAAAACATTACGAGCGTATGCCAAAGCCTACCTTGGTTGCTATCGATGAATTTTTACACGATAAGGTGTACTACAGAAATCCTTCAAAAGAGCAGGACTAA
- a CDS encoding shikimate dehydrogenase family protein: MKKLGLIGYPLGHSFSKKYYLEKFHQEGITDVDYDLYPLAQIADFTTIASNKDFYGVNVTIPYKIEVMDYLDELSEEAHAIQAVNCVRISHSSDGITHLKGYNTDAYGFEASLKPLLNPQADKKALILGNGGAAKAVIYALNQLGIMHTLVSRTKQAGQLTYDELDAAILVDHTVIINCSPVGTFPNTAEYPNIPYEYLTENHLCYDLIYNPEETAFLRKSKEKGARIKNGYEMLVLQAEKNWEIWNS; encoded by the coding sequence ATGAAAAAATTAGGCTTAATAGGATACCCGTTAGGGCATTCTTTTTCAAAAAAATATTATCTAGAAAAATTTCATCAAGAGGGTATTACCGATGTGGATTATGATTTATATCCACTTGCTCAAATAGCCGATTTTACAACAATTGCTTCCAATAAAGACTTTTACGGTGTCAATGTGACCATTCCCTATAAGATAGAGGTTATGGATTATTTGGATGAGCTCTCGGAAGAAGCTCATGCAATACAAGCTGTAAACTGTGTTCGAATCAGCCATTCATCAGATGGCATAACACATCTTAAAGGCTACAATACAGATGCCTATGGTTTTGAGGCATCGCTAAAACCGCTATTAAATCCCCAGGCGGATAAGAAGGCGTTAATATTAGGTAATGGAGGTGCCGCGAAGGCCGTCATTTATGCCCTGAATCAACTCGGAATAATGCATACTTTGGTCAGCAGAACCAAACAGGCAGGCCAGCTCACTTATGATGAGCTCGATGCTGCTATCCTAGTTGACCATACCGTAATTATCAACTGTTCACCGGTTGGTACATTTCCCAATACAGCAGAATATCCGAACATTCCTTACGAATACTTAACGGAGAACCACCTCTGCTATGATCTCATTTACAACCCAGAGGAAACAGCATTTCTTCGAAAAAGCAAAGAAAAAGGTGCCAGAATCAAAAACGGGTATGAAATGTTGGTTCTACAAGCAGAAAAAAACTGGGAAATCTGGAATAGTTGA
- a CDS encoding carboxypeptidase regulatory-like domain-containing protein, whose protein sequence is MKLLVSILFAVFILFCSAALQAQERKIIQYSGIVTTVGSGLPVGYATVTNLSFRNEAFAANNEGYFSFVAHVGDTIRFTSVGFDPLVVTIPEVPGDKYTANVIMQNLVTELPMVTPYPWASIEEFNIAFMNLDVSEDNIVRVRRSLSYESLSAMAAVIPRDGNEMRSINNAQSFNTMNNKVINQRYANPLLNPFAWGSLIQQITKGSQSRKSSNY, encoded by the coding sequence ATGAAGTTGCTGGTTTCTATATTATTTGCTGTATTTATACTTTTTTGTTCCGCTGCATTACAAGCGCAGGAAAGGAAAATTATTCAGTACTCCGGTATCGTAACAACGGTTGGGTCTGGACTTCCTGTAGGTTATGCGACTGTCACTAATTTATCTTTCCGAAATGAAGCATTTGCTGCAAATAACGAGGGCTATTTCTCTTTTGTGGCACATGTAGGCGATACAATCCGTTTTACCTCTGTCGGTTTTGACCCTTTAGTGGTCACTATTCCTGAAGTTCCTGGAGATAAATATACCGCAAATGTCATTATGCAAAATCTGGTTACGGAACTCCCGATGGTAACACCGTACCCATGGGCGAGTATCGAAGAGTTTAACATTGCATTTATGAACCTAGACGTTTCTGAAGATAACATCGTTAGAGTAAGGAGATCCTTGTCGTATGAGTCCTTGTCTGCAATGGCAGCTGTAATACCGCGTGATGGAAATGAAATGCGCTCCATTAACAATGCGCAGAGCTTCAATACGATGAATAATAAAGTTATCAACCAACGTTACGCTAATCCATTGTTAAACCCATTTGCATGGGGCAGTTTAATCCAGCAGATTACAAAAGGAAGTCAGAGCCGAAAAAGCTCAAATTATTAA